Proteins co-encoded in one Salarias fasciatus chromosome 4, fSalaFa1.1, whole genome shotgun sequence genomic window:
- the rpl27 gene encoding large ribosomal subunit protein eL27: MGKFMKPGKVVMVLAGRYAGRKAVIVKNIDDGTTDRPYSHALVAGIDRYPRKVTTTMGKKKIAKRSKIKAFVKVFNYNHLMPTRYSVDIPLDKTVVNKDVFRDPALKRKARREAKIKFEERYKTGKNKWFFQKLRF; this comes from the exons ATGGGCAAGTTCATGAAGCCTGGGAAGGTGGTGATGGTCCTGGCTGGACGCTACGCCGGACGCAAAGCTGTGATCGTGAAG AACATCGACGACGGCACCACCGACCGGCCCTACAGCCACGCCCTGGTCGCTGGCATCGACCGCTACCCCCGGAAGGTCACCACGACCATGGGCAAGAAGAAGATCGCCAAGAGGTCCAAGATCAAGGCCTTCGTCAAGGTGTTCAACTACAACCACCTCATGCCCACCAG ATACTCTGTGGACATTCCTCTGGACAAAACTGTGGTCAACAAGGACGTCTTCAGAGACCCGGCGCTCAAACGCAAAGCCAGGCGGGAGGCCAAGATCAAGTTCGAGGAGAG gtACAAGACGGGCAAAAACAAGTGGTTCTTCCAGAAGCTCCGATTCTAA
- the bcat2 gene encoding branched-chain-amino-acid aminotransferase, mitochondrial, whose amino-acid sequence MAALRTALHGRLLQTLPLSLGSLRLASNFKASDLVIERNLAGRPRPDPSSLVFGKQFSDHMLTISWSEQDGWEAPQIKPFQNLSLHPAASALHYSVELFEGMKAFRGVDNHIRLFRPMLNMERMHRSAERSCLPLFDKSELLECIRKLVEVDQEWVPYSQDASLYIRPTFIGTEPSLGVSRSGKAMIFVIVGPVGPYFATGSFNPVSLLADPSFVRAWKGGVGAYKMGGNYGPTIAVQNEAVKRGCQQVLWLYGPDEEITEVGTMNLFIYWNNEKGEKELVTPPLDGLILPGVTRQSLLDLARGWGEFKVTERTLSMSDLLSALDAGRVHEVFGAGTACVVCPVGSLQYQGKMYQIPTMQNGPELAKRFYKELTDIQYGRKKSDWAPLVA is encoded by the exons ATGGCAGCGCTCCGGACG GCACTCCATGGACGGCTTCTTCAGACCCTCCCCTTGTCCCTGGGCTCTCTGCGGCTCGCCAGCAACTTCAAG GCCTCTGACCTGGTGATCGAGCGGAACCTGGCGGGTCGGCCCAGACCCGACCCCAGCAGCCTGGTGTTCGGGAAGCAGTTCTCCGACCACATGTTGACCATCAGCTGGTCGGAGCAGGACGGCTGGGAGGCTCCGCAGATCAAACCCTTCCAGAACCTGTCGCTGCACCCGGCCGCCTCCGCCCTGCACTACTCGGTGgag CTGTTTGAGGGCATGAAGGCGTTCCGGGGCGTCGACAACCACATCCGGCTGTTCAGGCCCATGCTGAACATGGAGAGGATGCACCGCAGCGCCGAGCGCAGCTGCCTGCCG CTGTTTGATAAAAGCGAGCTGCTGGAGTGCATCAggaagctggtggaggtggaCCAGGAGTGGGTGCCGTACTCGCAGGACGCCAGCCTCTACATCAGACCCACCTTCATCGGAACGGAG CCGTCTCTGGGCGTGTCCCGCTCAGGAAAGGCCATGATCTTCGTCATCGTGGGCCCGGTGGGGCCGTACTTCGCCACGGGCTCCTTCAACCCCGTGTCGCTGCTGGCCGACCCCTCCTTCGTCCGGGCCTGGAAGGGCGGCGTTGGCGCCTACAAGATGGGAGG gaacTACGGGCCGACCATCGCCGTGCAGAACGAGGCGGTGAAGCGCGGCTGCCAGCAGGTCCTGTGGCTGTACGGCCCCGACGAGGAGATCACCGAGGTCGGCACCATGAACCTCTTCATCTACTGGAACAACGAGAAGGGAG AGAAAGAGTTGGTGACTCCTCCTCTGGACGGCCTCATTCTCCCCGGAGTCACCAGACAGTCCCTCCTGGACCTGGCCAGAGGCTGG GGTGAGTTCAAGGTGACGGAGCGGACCTTGTCCATGTCGGACCTGCTCTCCGCGCTGGACGCCGGACGGGTTCACGAGGTGTTTGGAGCCGGGACGGCGTGCGTGGTGTGTCCGGTGGGGAGCCTGCAGTACCAAGGAAAG ATGTACCAGATCCCCACCATGCAGAACGGTCCGGAACTCGCCAAGAGGTTCTATAAAGAGCTGACTGACATCCAG TACGGACGCAAAAAGAGCGACTGGGCGCCGCTGGTCGCCTGA
- the ifi35 gene encoding interferon-induced 35 kDa protein, whose product MSSDEDFSLVTEPNGESLSQIQDSISKFKKKYDQLTEEQKELSDCRDERRQLAEQFKQRRDKLLLAMEEDEEAHSRELNDQLAKLDALKQDEMELMKEIQKAEAALKKEEDRNEQLKQQTNVFAAVPERKLVFKGKTGSASNMEAFEMRSQVVYPMEGGTALVTFEEEAVAKKILALKHHNVDLGDDCRIMLEARPVVLMLPRLVEIDTDVCPRRILISDLPTMDTETLLNKLEIHFSKSRNKGGEVEECEMLPDSGTVVVTFVEEDVAKNLTETEYHDVTLLQKRHKVRVTPFLNGTITSLKTKMAPCPRTVLLTGIPAIMERENLQDLLEIHFQKNGNGGGEIEAFLYNPQGHSSYALFSSGGEQEQ is encoded by the exons ATGTCGTCAGATGAG GATTTTTCTCTGGTGACTGAACCAAATGGAGAATCTTTGTCCCAAATCCAGGATTCAATCAGCAAGTTTAAG AAGAAGTACGATCAGCTGacggaggagcagaaggagctgagcgACTGCAGAGACGAGCGGCGGCAGCTCGCCGAGCAGTTCAAGCAGCGGCGCgacaagctgctgctggccatggaggaggacgaggaggcgcaCAGCAGGGAGCTCAACGACCAgctg GCGAAGCTGGACGCTCTGAAGCAGGACGAGATGGAGCTGATGAAGGAGATCCAGAAGGCGGAGGCGGCgctgaagaaggaggaggatcGAAACGAGCAGCTCAAGCAGCAGACCAAC GTGTTTGCCGCTGTGCCCGAGAGGAAGCTGGTCTTCAAGGGGAAGACGGGCAGCGCCAGCAACATGGAGGCGTTTGAGATGAGGTCGCAGGTGGTGTACCCGATGGAGGGCGGCACGGCGCTCGTCACCTTCGAGGAGGAGGCCG TAGCGAAGAAGATTTTGGCCCTGAAGCACCACAACGTGGACCTGGGGGACGACTGCAGGATCATGCTGGAGGCTCGTCCCGTGGTTCTGATGCTGCCCCGGCTGGTGGag ATCGACACCGACGTCTGTCCTCGCCGGATCCTCATCTCCGACCTGCCTACCATGGACACAGAGACCCTGCTCAACAAGCTGGAGATCCACTTCTCCAAGTCCAGGAACAAAGGCGGGGAGGTGGAGGAATGCGAGATGCTGCCGGACTCCGGGACCGTGGTTGTCACGTTCGTGGAAGAAGACG ttGCTAAAAATTTGACAGAAACAGAGTACCACGACGTCACGCTGCTGCAGAAGAGGCACAAAGTGAGAGTCACGCCTTTCCTCAACGGAACTATCACCAGCTTGAAG ACCAAGATGGCACCGTGTCCTCGCACCGTGCTGCTGACGGGAATTCCCGCCATCATGGAGCGGGAGAACCTGCAAGACCTGCTGGAGATCCACTTCCAGAAAAACGGCAACGGCGGCGGCGAGATCGAAGCGTTCCTGTACAACCCTCAGGGCCACAGCAGCTACGCACTGTTCTCCTCCGGCGGCGAGCAGGAGCAGTAG